The sequence below is a genomic window from Armatimonadota bacterium.
ATAGGTCCCTGGTTCCAGAACGAAAGAATCCACATCGCTATCGTATAAGTAGCCAGGATTGCTGCCATCGATAATGTCTCCATTGGACGTCACTGTTGCGTTACTGACAGTTCCGTCGTGAACAACAGTTCCTCCGTCGTGTGGGGTAATCCCTTTCCGGATTTCCCAGTAAAGGGTGTGGGAAAGCGTGGGATTCCCGATTGTGAAAAAGTTGCCGAAGACTCCGTCTATGCGGGTTTCCGTCGTGACCGTAAAGTCGTCGTAAACGACCGAGTTGTAGTAGCTTTCAGGGAAGATAGAATTGATTTCAGCGACGAGTGCGCTCGCGCCATCCCAGTCGCCGCCGTAAAAGACGGTCTGAGCTTGTGCCCCAATCGAGAGGCCAAGGCAAGCGATAATTGCAAGTTTCTTCATAACCATTCCGCTTATCGAAGAGATAAACAATTGAATCGTATCACTTGAATTTACTGTATAAAGCGCTCTAGCTGACAAATGAAATAAATTACTGAGAATCTGACATCTATCCTACGAAGATTAGTCTATGTAATGAGTTAGTATATTATATAGGCATAGCAATACTTAAGGCAAATTGCCTTATTGTATCGCTTAAGATATCGCCCCAATGTGAGGTTACTTTTGATCCTTTGACGCCAAGGCGAGGTA
It includes:
- a CDS encoding PEP-CTERM sorting domain-containing protein, which translates into the protein MVMKKLAIIACLGLSIGAQAQTVFYGGDWDGASALVAEINSIFPESYYNSVVYDDFTVTTETRIDGVFGNFFTIGNPTLSHTLYWEIRKGITPHDGGTVVHDGTVSNATVTSNGDIIDGSNPGYLYDSDVDSFVLEPGTYFLGLAVDHPTSWYFVATTSGDNGIGSPLANGNSFWTSAENGAFFNSVGTDFDGRYDFSMGLRGSPVPEPASFAALGLGILSLGRRRKKKH